One genomic segment of Plasmodium cynomolgi strain B DNA, chromosome 14, whole genome shotgun sequence includes these proteins:
- a CDS encoding iron-sulfur subunit of succinate dehydrogenase (putative) encodes MTRLPRVACVANMARITRITRAMGTIVTVGRTAPKRAADPHNYKQWTFSNKRRFMSTAQNATMNQATEKNESVKKKSDHAENSIQQNELKKFSIFRYNPQNNKRPKMETFEVDIDNCGPMVLDVLIKIKDEIDSTLSFRRSCREGICGSCAMNINGKNGLACLTEVNKDKKEVTEIHPLPNLYIIKDLVPDLTNFYNQYKSIDPWLKRKTKKEKGQKEFYQSIEDRKKLDGLYECIMCASCSTSCPSYWWNPEYYLGPATLMQAYRWIVDSRDEYTKERLMEVNDTMKLYRCHGIMNCTLCCPKGLDPAKAIRNMKELVQENFSKENIKSHANYVKEKMEKTK; translated from the coding sequence atgacgagGTTGCCTCGTGTGGCATGTGTGGCGAACATGGCAAGGATAACACGTATAACGCGAGCAATGGGAACCATTGTGACCGTGGGGAGGACCGCCCCCAAGAGAGCAGCAGATCCGCATAACTACAAACAGTGGACATTCTCAAACAAAAGACGATTCATGTCAACCGCGCAAAACGCAACCATGAACCAAGCcacagagaaaaatgaatctgtaaaaaaaaagtccgaCCATGCTGAAAATAGCatacaacaaaatgaactgaagaaattttccatatttcGATACAACCCACAGAATAATAAAAGacccaaaatggaaacatttGAAGTAGATATAGATAACTGCGGACCGATGGTTTTAGATGTCCTGATTAAGATAAAAGATGAAATAGATTCTACGTTATCCTTCAGGAGGAGTTGTCGTGAAGGTATCTGTGGAAGTTGCGCCATGAacataaatggaaaaaacggGTTAGCATGTTTAACTGAAGTAAAtaaagacaaaaaggaagtcaCCGAAATTCACCCTTTGCCCAAtttgtatattataaaagaCTTAGTTCCagatttaacaaatttttataatcaaTATAAATCTATTGATCCTtggttaaaaagaaaaacgaaaaaagaaaaagggcaGAAAGAATTTTACCAATCTATTGAggacaggaaaaaattagATGGCTTATATGAATGCATTATGTGTGCATCTTGTTCCACGTCGTGTCCGTCTTATTGGTGGAACCCAGAATATTATTTAGGCCCTGCCACGTTAATGCAAGCCTATCGATGGATTGTCGACAGTAGGGACGAATATACAAAAGAACGTCTAATGGAAGTTAATGACACGATGAAGTTGTACAGATGCCATGGTATCATGAATTGTACCCTTTGCTGCCCGAAAGGCCTGGACCCAGCCAAAGCCATCAGAAATATGAAAGAGTTGGTGcaggaaaatttttccaaggaaaacataaaatcGCATGCGAATTATGTGAAGGAAAAGATGGAGAAAACGAAGTAA